A genomic window from Rahnella aceris includes:
- the tatD gene encoding 3'-5' ssDNA/RNA exonuclease TatD encodes MFEIGINLTSSQFDKDRLQVVERARTAGLSGMLITGTSAQESVEAQKMADEHPDFCWSTAGVHPHQASHWDAQVEAGIRELAVLPNVVAIGECGLDFNRNFSPADRQEAAFTAQLALAKELQLPVFLHCRDAGERFAALLKPWLSDLPGGVVHCFTGTRQELELYLSLGLSIGITGWVCDERRGLELRDMLPLIPADRLMLETDAPYLLPRDMENKPKNRRNEPAFLPHIVKQVALWRGEDPQWLADITDDNARKLFALSARR; translated from the coding sequence ATGTTTGAAATCGGTATAAATCTCACCAGCAGTCAGTTTGATAAAGATCGGCTGCAGGTAGTGGAAAGAGCCAGAACTGCCGGTCTGAGCGGCATGTTGATCACCGGAACGTCAGCGCAGGAAAGTGTCGAAGCGCAGAAAATGGCGGATGAGCATCCTGATTTTTGCTGGTCGACGGCGGGCGTGCATCCGCATCAGGCAAGTCACTGGGATGCGCAGGTTGAAGCCGGTATCCGTGAGCTTGCAGTGTTACCCAATGTTGTGGCTATCGGTGAGTGCGGGCTGGATTTCAATCGCAACTTTTCTCCGGCAGATCGACAGGAAGCTGCTTTCACGGCACAGCTGGCGCTGGCGAAAGAATTACAGTTGCCGGTGTTTCTGCATTGTCGCGATGCTGGTGAGCGCTTCGCCGCGTTGCTGAAACCCTGGCTGTCCGATTTGCCGGGCGGCGTGGTTCATTGTTTCACCGGCACCCGTCAGGAGCTTGAGTTGTATTTATCTCTCGGACTGTCGATTGGTATTACCGGTTGGGTGTGCGATGAGCGTCGCGGGCTGGAATTACGTGACATGCTGCCGCTGATCCCTGCGGACAGGTTAATGCTTGAAACCGATGCACCGTATTTACTGCCGCGTGATATGGAAAACAAGCCGAAAAACCGCCGCAATGAACCGGCTTTCCTGCCGCATATTGTTAAACAGGTCGCGCTGTGGCGCGGGGAAGATCCTCAGTGGCTGGCAGATATCACGGATGACAATGCACGTAAACTTTTTGCATTGTCCGCGCGCCGCTGA